Proteins encoded together in one Gemmatimonadales bacterium window:
- a CDS encoding ABC transporter permease — protein MRLDRAALARLGREIAGHVAFSGRTAVVAVGHNRLRAALTSLGILFGVASVIAMLAIGSGAEREILEQMRLLGSNNVVVTPLVEQHEGPVEAKDERQVRKWSPGLTYADAQAIPLEIPAVEAAAAEVVVNSTITREGRSRSGKVVGVDTAYFRLTNLELASGRWFSPLQVAQGLPVAIIGNGVRSRFFTTEGALGKPLKVGQIWVTVVGVLADRRVSSATTQQLGVRDVSMDVYLPVRTMLLRFRNRAEVTQRDIELASRYGGATPDSADTESAEQREERLNHNQLDRIIVRVTDSRLVPGVADVVRRMLTRRHNALVDFEITVPELLLRQEQRTRTIFNVVLGAIASISLLVGGIGIMNIMLASVLERIREIGVRRAVGATRRDVLLQFLSEAVLISVAGGVAGIVAGVALSAGIRRFAGIQSIVTLVSVVLAFGVSITVGVAFGIMPAYRAAQQDPVVCLRYE, from the coding sequence GTGCGTCTCGATCGCGCGGCGCTGGCGCGGCTGGGCCGGGAGATCGCCGGCCACGTGGCCTTCAGCGGCCGCACCGCGGTGGTGGCCGTCGGCCACAACCGCCTGCGCGCCGCGCTCACCTCGCTGGGCATCCTGTTCGGCGTCGCCTCGGTCATCGCCATGCTCGCCATCGGCTCCGGCGCCGAGCGGGAGATCCTGGAGCAGATGCGGCTGCTGGGCTCCAACAACGTCGTGGTGACGCCGCTGGTCGAGCAGCACGAGGGCCCGGTCGAGGCGAAGGACGAGCGACAGGTGAGAAAGTGGTCGCCGGGCCTCACCTACGCCGACGCCCAGGCGATCCCGCTGGAGATCCCGGCCGTCGAGGCCGCCGCGGCGGAGGTGGTGGTGAACAGCACGATCACCCGCGAGGGCCGGAGCCGCTCGGGCAAGGTCGTCGGCGTGGACACGGCGTATTTCCGCCTCACCAACCTCGAGCTCGCCTCCGGCCGGTGGTTCAGCCCCCTCCAGGTGGCGCAGGGCCTGCCGGTGGCCATCATCGGCAACGGCGTGCGGTCGCGGTTCTTCACCACCGAGGGCGCGCTCGGCAAGCCGCTCAAGGTGGGCCAGATCTGGGTGACCGTCGTGGGCGTGCTCGCCGACCGGCGGGTGAGCAGCGCGACCACGCAGCAGCTCGGCGTCCGCGACGTGAGCATGGACGTCTACCTCCCGGTGCGCACCATGCTGCTCCGCTTCCGCAACCGCGCCGAGGTGACCCAGCGTGACATCGAGCTGGCGTCCCGCTACGGCGGCGCGACCCCGGACAGCGCGGACACCGAGAGCGCCGAGCAGCGCGAGGAGCGGCTCAACCACAACCAGCTGGACCGGATCATCGTGCGAGTCACGGACTCGAGGCTGGTGCCCGGCGTGGCCGACGTGGTGCGGCGGATGCTCACCCGCCGCCACAACGCGCTGGTGGATTTCGAGATCACCGTCCCGGAGCTGCTGCTCCGCCAGGAGCAGCGGACCCGGACCATCTTCAACGTGGTGCTCGGCGCCATCGCCTCGATTTCGCTGCTGGTGGGCGGGATCGGGATCATGAACATCATGCTCGCCTCGGTGCTCGAGCGGATCCGCGAGATCGGCGTGCGGCGCGCCGTGGGCGCCACTCGCCGCGACGTGCTGCTGCAGTTCCTCAGCGAGGCGGTGCTGATCAGCGTCGCGGGCGGGGTGGCCGGCATCGTCGCGGGCGTGGCGCTCAGCGCCGGCATCCGGCGCTTCGCCGGCATCCAGTCCATCGTGACCCTGGTCTCCGTCGTGCTCGCCTTCGGCGTCTCGATCACGGTCGGCGTCGCGTTCGGCATCATGCCCGCGTACCGCGCCGCGCAGCAGGACCCGGTCGTCTGTCTCCGTTACGAGTGA
- the ligA gene encoding NAD-dependent DNA ligase LigA: MPDPAARAAELRRVLHRAIHAYYVLDAPEMSDAEYDRLFQELQALEAEHPEVKTPDSPSLRVGAEPATSLAKHRHLAPMLSLANAFSDEDLAAWEERNARIAPDVVSAGYTLEVKIDGAAVNLTYRDGVLEVGATRGNGLVGEVVTPNLRTVPDIPLRLQGQGWPALLEVRGEVYMPRATFEVLNHKREAALEAPFANPRNAAAGGLRQLDSRATRERGLRFFAFSASAPEAKLAFRTQAELLDGLQAWGFRVEPHRRRVADLAEARHAIAALEQELDTLPFGADGVVVKVDRLALHEELGNIGDREPRWAVARKFAPEVAVTRLLDIKVNVGRTGALNPYAELEPVEIGGVTVSTATLHNADLVAAKDIRIGDYVEVTRAGEVIPQVLGPVREKREELERRGEAPRPFTMPARCPACGSEVEAPADEVMTYCPNVSCPGRVHESIFHFASRGAMDIRGLGYEKVRQLLDAGLIKDVADLYALEATQLTPLEGFAEKSAAQLVQAVAASKGQPLSRLLFALGIRHVGAGAADLLARRFGTMDALMAATGEQIGEVRGIGPTIAAAVAAFFREQRNRALVERLAAAGLRMDEPVKIAAGGVFDGQTFVLTGTLPGLSRGEATRLIEQAGGAVTGSVSKKTTAIVAGEEPGSKLEKAKTLGVAVWDEAELLRRLGR; the protein is encoded by the coding sequence ATGCCCGATCCCGCCGCGCGGGCCGCCGAGCTGCGGCGCGTCCTCCACCGCGCGATCCACGCCTACTACGTGCTCGACGCGCCGGAGATGTCCGACGCCGAGTACGACCGGCTGTTCCAGGAGCTGCAGGCGCTCGAGGCCGAGCACCCCGAGGTCAAGACCCCCGACTCCCCGTCGCTGCGCGTGGGCGCCGAGCCCGCGACCAGCCTCGCCAAGCACCGGCACCTGGCGCCGATGCTCTCGCTCGCCAACGCCTTCAGCGACGAGGACCTGGCCGCCTGGGAGGAACGGAACGCGCGCATCGCCCCCGACGTGGTGTCGGCCGGCTACACCCTCGAGGTGAAGATCGACGGCGCGGCCGTGAACCTGACCTACCGGGACGGCGTGCTGGAGGTCGGCGCGACGCGCGGCAACGGCCTCGTCGGCGAGGTCGTGACGCCCAACCTCCGCACGGTCCCCGACATCCCGCTGCGCCTCCAGGGCCAGGGCTGGCCCGCGCTGCTCGAGGTGCGGGGCGAGGTCTACATGCCGCGCGCGACCTTCGAGGTGCTCAACCACAAGCGCGAGGCGGCGCTCGAGGCGCCCTTCGCCAACCCGCGCAACGCAGCCGCCGGCGGGCTGCGCCAGCTCGATTCGCGCGCCACCCGGGAGCGGGGGCTCCGCTTCTTCGCCTTCTCTGCCAGCGCGCCGGAAGCGAAGCTCGCCTTCCGGACCCAGGCGGAGCTGCTGGACGGGCTCCAGGCGTGGGGGTTCCGCGTCGAGCCCCACCGCCGTCGCGTGGCCGACCTGGCCGAGGCCCGGCACGCCATCGCGGCGCTGGAGCAGGAGCTGGACACGCTCCCCTTCGGGGCCGACGGCGTGGTGGTCAAGGTGGACCGCCTCGCGCTGCACGAGGAGCTGGGCAACATCGGCGACCGGGAGCCGCGCTGGGCCGTCGCGCGCAAGTTCGCGCCCGAGGTCGCCGTGACGCGGCTGCTGGACATCAAGGTGAACGTGGGTCGCACCGGCGCCCTCAATCCGTACGCCGAGCTCGAGCCGGTGGAGATCGGCGGCGTCACCGTCTCCACCGCGACGCTGCACAACGCCGACCTGGTGGCCGCCAAGGACATCCGCATCGGCGACTACGTCGAGGTGACGCGGGCCGGCGAGGTGATCCCTCAGGTCCTGGGCCCGGTGCGCGAGAAGCGCGAGGAGCTCGAGCGCCGCGGCGAGGCGCCGCGGCCGTTCACGATGCCCGCGCGCTGCCCCGCCTGCGGCTCCGAGGTCGAGGCGCCCGCCGACGAGGTGATGACCTACTGCCCCAACGTCTCGTGCCCCGGCCGCGTGCACGAGAGCATCTTCCACTTCGCCTCCCGCGGCGCGATGGACATCCGCGGCCTCGGCTACGAGAAGGTCCGGCAGCTGCTCGACGCCGGCCTCATCAAGGACGTCGCGGACCTGTACGCGCTCGAAGCCACGCAGCTCACGCCGCTCGAGGGCTTCGCCGAAAAATCGGCCGCGCAGCTGGTGCAGGCCGTGGCCGCGTCCAAGGGCCAGCCCCTGTCGCGGCTGCTGTTCGCGCTCGGCATCCGCCACGTGGGCGCCGGCGCCGCCGACCTGCTGGCGCGCCGCTTCGGCACGATGGACGCCCTGATGGCCGCCACCGGGGAGCAGATCGGCGAGGTGCGCGGCATCGGCCCCACCATCGCCGCCGCGGTCGCCGCGTTCTTCAGGGAGCAGCGCAATCGCGCGCTGGTCGAGCGCCTGGCCGCCGCCGGCCTGAGGATGGACGAGCCGGTGAAGATCGCGGCCGGCGGCGTGTTCGACGGGCAGACCTTCGTCCTCACCGGCACCCTGCCCGGCCTCTCGCGCGGCGAGGCGACCCGCCTCATCGAGCAGGCCGGCGGCGCCGTCACGGGGAGCGTGTCCAAGAAGACCACGGCGATCGTCGCCGGCGAGGAACCGGGCAGCAAGCTCGAGAAGGCCAAGACGCTCGGCGTCGCGGTGTGGGACGAGGCGGAGCTGCTGCGCCGCCTGGGCCGCTGA
- a CDS encoding DUF1697 domain-containing protein yields the protein MTTCIALLRAVNLGGHGRVAMADLRELLATLGFDDVRSLLQSGNLVFRAGAGSAAALERRLEAEVSKRLGIETDFFVRTADEWRSVVARNPFREAAERDPAHLVVMCLKDAPGPARARALQETITGRELVRTAGQQAYVVYPDGIGPSRLTVARIEKGLGTRGTGRNWNTVMKLGAMVWD from the coding sequence GTGACCACCTGCATCGCCCTGCTCCGCGCGGTCAACCTCGGCGGCCACGGTCGGGTGGCGATGGCCGACCTGCGCGAGCTGCTCGCCACGCTGGGCTTCGACGACGTGCGATCCCTGCTCCAGAGCGGCAACCTGGTGTTCCGCGCCGGCGCGGGGTCGGCCGCGGCGCTCGAGCGCCGGCTCGAGGCCGAGGTGTCGAAGCGCCTCGGGATCGAGACCGACTTCTTCGTGCGCACGGCGGACGAGTGGCGGTCCGTGGTCGCGAGGAACCCGTTCCGCGAGGCGGCCGAGCGGGACCCGGCTCACCTGGTGGTGATGTGCCTCAAGGACGCGCCGGGCCCGGCCCGCGCGCGGGCCCTGCAGGAGACGATCACGGGCCGGGAGCTGGTGCGGACCGCGGGCCAGCAGGCGTACGTCGTCTACCCCGACGGCATCGGCCCCTCGCGCCTCACCGTCGCGCGCATCGAGAAGGGCCTCGGGACGCGCGGCACCGGCCGCAACTGGAACACCGTGATGAAGCTCGGCGCGATGGTGTGGGACTGA
- a CDS encoding efflux RND transporter periplasmic adaptor subunit, translating into MRIIPYLRGLSRGRQIAIGAAILVVAVAATKLLARGPATADRAVVATVERGPFTVTVTTSGELRAKEFVQINAPANAMQAQAYQMRISSLVPEGTVVKPGDVVAEIDRSSLASRLTQVTLDLQKAQAQQEQAMLDSTLTLSTAREAIRNDELDLEAKRLAKEQAVYEAPTVQRQTQIDYERAERALAQAHSDLQTRTEQAQAKMREVGADVERQRSQLQIVQDVLAGFTIRAPSPGMVIYVKEWNGKKRTAGSQVNAWDPGVATLPDLTHMESVTYVNEIDVRRLAVGQPVTITLDADPTKKLSGTVASVANVGEQRPNTDAKVFEVHVTVLQSDTTLRPGMTTGNAVETLRLPDAVHVPLEAVNGDSGLTYAYRLSGARVVRQEIVTGPMNDHAAVVERGLAQGDRVLLSPPASPERLALVRLPAGAAPLPARTDSARARPAPARDATAPRR; encoded by the coding sequence ATGCGGATCATCCCGTACCTTCGCGGCCTGTCCCGCGGGCGTCAGATCGCGATCGGCGCCGCCATCCTGGTCGTCGCCGTCGCGGCCACGAAGCTGCTGGCGCGCGGGCCGGCGACCGCCGACCGCGCGGTGGTCGCGACGGTGGAGCGCGGCCCGTTCACGGTCACCGTCACCACGTCGGGCGAGCTGCGGGCCAAGGAGTTCGTGCAGATCAACGCGCCGGCCAACGCGATGCAGGCGCAGGCCTACCAGATGCGCATCTCCTCGCTGGTGCCCGAGGGCACCGTGGTGAAGCCCGGCGACGTGGTCGCGGAGATCGACCGTTCCTCGCTGGCCTCGCGGCTCACCCAGGTGACCCTGGACCTCCAGAAGGCGCAGGCGCAGCAGGAGCAGGCGATGCTGGACTCGACGCTCACGTTGTCGACGGCGCGGGAGGCGATCCGCAACGACGAGCTGGACCTCGAGGCCAAGCGGCTCGCGAAGGAGCAGGCCGTCTACGAGGCGCCCACGGTCCAGCGCCAGACCCAGATCGACTACGAGCGCGCCGAGCGCGCCCTGGCGCAGGCGCACAGCGACCTCCAGACCCGCACCGAGCAGGCGCAGGCCAAGATGCGGGAGGTCGGCGCCGACGTGGAGCGGCAGCGGAGCCAGCTGCAGATCGTGCAGGACGTGCTGGCGGGGTTCACGATCCGCGCCCCGTCGCCGGGGATGGTCATCTACGTGAAGGAGTGGAACGGCAAGAAGCGCACGGCCGGCTCGCAGGTGAACGCGTGGGACCCCGGGGTCGCGACGCTGCCGGACCTGACGCACATGGAGTCGGTCACCTACGTCAACGAGATCGACGTGCGGCGGCTCGCCGTGGGGCAGCCGGTGACGATCACGCTCGACGCCGATCCCACCAAGAAGCTCAGCGGCACCGTGGCCAGCGTGGCCAACGTCGGCGAGCAGCGCCCCAACACCGACGCCAAGGTGTTCGAGGTCCACGTCACCGTGCTGCAGTCCGACACCACGCTGCGGCCCGGGATGACCACCGGCAACGCGGTCGAGACGCTGCGGCTGCCCGACGCGGTGCACGTGCCGCTCGAGGCCGTCAACGGCGACAGCGGCCTGACCTACGCCTACCGCCTCTCGGGCGCCCGGGTCGTCCGGCAGGAGATCGTGACCGGGCCGATGAACGACCACGCGGCGGTGGTCGAGCGCGGCCTGGCGCAGGGCGACCGCGTGCTCCTGTCGCCGCCCGCGAGCCCGGAGCGGCTCGCGCTGGTGCGGCTGCCCGCGGGCGCCGCGCCGCTTCCCGCGCGCACCGACAGCGCGCGCGCCCGGCCGGCCCCGGCCCGCGACGCCACGGCCCCGCGGCGCTGA
- a CDS encoding class IV adenylate cyclase, with product MARNVEIKARVADPARTRRLVAAAADGPAASLAQTDTFFRVPRGRLKLREVAGAAAELIWYERPDTPEPAESAYEVVRLADGPALRELLARALGPCGQVVKRRLVYHVGRTRVHLDEVAGLGHFLELEVQLAAGEPVEAGAAEARALMERLAIGAASLVAEAYVDLLSR from the coding sequence GTGGCACGCAACGTCGAGATCAAGGCCCGCGTCGCGGACCCGGCCCGGACTCGCCGGCTGGTGGCCGCCGCCGCGGACGGTCCCGCGGCGTCGCTGGCGCAGACCGACACGTTCTTCCGGGTGCCCCGCGGCCGACTGAAGCTGCGCGAGGTCGCGGGCGCGGCCGCGGAGCTGATCTGGTACGAGCGCCCGGACACGCCCGAGCCGGCGGAGTCGGCCTACGAAGTCGTGCGGCTCGCGGACGGACCCGCGCTGCGGGAGCTGCTCGCGCGGGCGCTCGGCCCGTGCGGCCAGGTCGTCAAGCGCCGCCTCGTCTACCACGTCGGGCGCACGCGCGTGCACCTGGACGAGGTGGCCGGACTGGGGCACTTCCTGGAGCTGGAGGTGCAGCTCGCCGCCGGCGAGCCGGTGGAGGCCGGCGCTGCCGAGGCCCGGGCGCTGATGGAGCGGCTGGCGATCGGCGCAGCGTCACTGGTGGCGGAGGCCTACGTGGACCTGCTGAGCCGGTGA
- a CDS encoding TolC family protein, translating into MNATDTRRILPALAFLLVFAAPLTAQQPLPAPPQPPAPPAAPGPITLQEAIALAQQDGHQARAARAAHQAARYRDAAFRDRLLPQLSLSGTVPSYNRSIIQVPSQDSGHAVTLFLPEAQTTTALSLQLDQTLPLTGGSLFVSSSLTRNTVTGQSGLQQWSSVPFVVGLRQDIFRPNVAVWDHRVQNLQIEEQERAYREAMEDVALQTTGLFFAAYAARKNLDNAVTDAAVNDTLYRLNTGRFQVGRIGENDLLQSQLALLRARTSLDAARLEYERAIAQLRLGLGLPADRPLEVAVSPDVPDVEPDTALAVAEALRNASAVSDAALADVQARRSVTQAQLADGIGATLQASYGYNATTTGGWRQAYEQLADARQFTLAVQLPLWQWGAHGAGVKAAEADRARVTDQNATTLEQLAFDARFAALGLAQARRNVALLTVGDSVAGKRFEVAYNRYVIGKITIDNLYIAQQEKDAALVENVGGLRDYWLAYYRLRRLTLYDFEAGRPIR; encoded by the coding sequence ATGAACGCAACTGACACGCGCCGCATCCTGCCCGCGCTGGCGTTCCTGCTCGTCTTCGCCGCCCCGCTCACCGCCCAGCAGCCCCTCCCGGCTCCCCCGCAGCCGCCGGCGCCGCCCGCCGCGCCCGGGCCGATCACGCTCCAGGAGGCGATCGCCCTGGCGCAGCAGGACGGCCACCAGGCCCGCGCCGCGCGCGCCGCGCACCAGGCCGCACGCTACCGCGACGCCGCGTTCCGGGACCGGCTGCTGCCGCAGCTGTCGTTGAGCGGCACGGTGCCCAGCTACAACCGCTCCATCATCCAGGTGCCGAGCCAGGACAGCGGCCATGCCGTGACCCTGTTCCTCCCGGAGGCGCAGACCACCACGGCGCTCAGCCTCCAGCTGGACCAGACGCTTCCGCTCACGGGGGGCAGCCTGTTCGTGTCGTCGTCCCTGACCAGGAACACGGTGACCGGGCAGAGCGGGCTGCAGCAGTGGTCCTCCGTGCCGTTCGTCGTCGGCCTGCGGCAGGACATCTTCCGGCCCAACGTCGCGGTGTGGGACCACCGCGTGCAGAACCTGCAGATCGAAGAGCAGGAGCGCGCGTACCGGGAAGCGATGGAGGACGTGGCGCTGCAGACCACCGGCCTGTTCTTCGCCGCCTACGCCGCCCGCAAGAACCTGGACAACGCCGTCACCGACGCCGCCGTGAACGACACGCTGTACCGGCTCAACACCGGCCGCTTCCAGGTGGGCCGGATCGGGGAGAACGATCTGCTGCAGAGCCAGCTGGCGCTGCTGCGGGCGCGCACGTCGCTGGACGCGGCGCGGCTGGAGTACGAGCGCGCGATCGCCCAGCTCCGCCTCGGCCTCGGGCTCCCGGCCGACCGGCCGCTCGAGGTGGCCGTCAGCCCGGACGTGCCGGACGTCGAGCCCGACACGGCCCTCGCGGTCGCGGAGGCGCTCCGCAACGCGTCCGCCGTGAGCGACGCGGCGCTCGCGGACGTGCAGGCGCGGCGCTCCGTCACGCAGGCGCAACTCGCCGACGGCATCGGCGCGACCCTCCAGGCGAGCTACGGCTACAACGCGACGACCACGGGCGGTTGGCGCCAGGCCTATGAGCAGCTGGCCGACGCCCGCCAGTTCACGCTGGCCGTGCAGCTGCCGCTGTGGCAGTGGGGCGCGCACGGCGCGGGCGTGAAGGCGGCGGAGGCCGACCGCGCCCGGGTGACCGACCAGAACGCGACGACCCTCGAGCAGCTGGCGTTCGACGCGCGGTTCGCGGCGCTCGGCCTGGCGCAGGCGCGCCGCAACGTCGCGCTCCTGACGGTGGGCGACAGCGTGGCCGGCAAGCGGTTCGAGGTGGCGTACAACCGCTACGTGATCGGGAAGATCACGATCGACAACCTGTACATCGCCCAGCAGGAGAAGGACGCGGCCCTCGTCGAGAACGTCGGTGGCCTGCGCGACTACTGGCTGGCGTACTACCGGCTGCGGCGCCTCACGCTGTACGACTTCGAGGCGGGGCGGCCGATCCGGTAG
- the cfa gene encoding cyclopropane fatty acyl phospholipid synthase has protein sequence MPGTTIRRTVERLLELADVAIDGDRPWDVRVHDPRLFARVVTGGSLGLGESYMDGWWDCERLDEFFTRVLGAELDRRVRPWRDAAGALWARLVNLQRPGRAFRIGRHHYDLGNDLFRRMLDRRMIYSCAYWKHAGTLDDAQEAKLDLVCRKLGLRPGMRVLDIGCGWGGTARFAAERYGVSVVGITVSEEQARFARGLCEGLPVEIRLQDYRTLGGRFDRVLSIGMFEHVGRKNYGTFMRVVRGLLARDGLFLLHTIGGNRSQTATDPWTQRYIFPNSMLPSARQIAAAIEGRFVLEDWHGFGPDYDRTLMQWHRNFQQHWPEISSRYGERFRRMWRYFLLSSAGGFRARKNQLWQVVLSPRGVPGGYSAPR, from the coding sequence ATGCCGGGCACGACGATCCGCAGGACGGTCGAACGGCTGCTCGAGCTGGCCGACGTCGCGATCGACGGCGACCGGCCCTGGGACGTCCGGGTCCACGATCCTCGGCTGTTCGCCCGCGTCGTGACCGGCGGTTCGCTCGGGCTGGGCGAGTCCTACATGGACGGCTGGTGGGACTGCGAGCGGCTCGACGAGTTCTTCACCCGGGTGCTCGGGGCCGAGCTGGATCGGCGGGTCCGGCCGTGGCGGGACGCGGCCGGCGCGTTGTGGGCCCGGCTGGTCAACCTCCAGCGGCCGGGCCGCGCCTTCCGGATCGGCCGGCACCACTACGATCTCGGCAACGACCTGTTCCGCCGGATGCTCGACCGGCGGATGATCTACAGCTGCGCGTACTGGAAGCATGCCGGCACGCTGGACGACGCCCAGGAGGCCAAACTGGACCTGGTGTGCCGCAAGCTCGGGCTGCGGCCGGGGATGCGCGTGCTCGACATCGGCTGCGGCTGGGGCGGCACCGCGCGGTTCGCGGCGGAGCGGTACGGGGTCTCGGTGGTGGGGATCACGGTGTCGGAGGAGCAGGCCAGGTTCGCCCGCGGACTGTGCGAGGGACTGCCGGTCGAGATCCGCCTCCAGGACTACCGCACGCTGGGCGGGAGGTTCGACCGCGTGCTGTCGATCGGCATGTTCGAGCACGTCGGGCGGAAGAACTACGGCACCTTCATGCGGGTCGTGCGCGGCCTGCTCGCGCGCGACGGCCTGTTCCTGCTCCACACCATCGGCGGCAACCGCTCCCAGACGGCGACGGATCCCTGGACCCAGCGCTACATCTTCCCGAACTCGATGCTCCCGTCCGCGCGGCAGATCGCCGCGGCGATCGAGGGGCGGTTCGTGCTGGAGGACTGGCACGGCTTCGGTCCGGACTACGACCGGACCCTGATGCAGTGGCACCGCAACTTCCAGCAGCACTGGCCCGAGATCTCCAGCCGGTACGGCGAGCGGTTCCGCCGGATGTGGCGCTACTTCCTGCTCTCGAGTGCGGGCGGGTTCCGTGCGCGGAAGAACCAGCTGTGGCAAGTCGTGCTCTCGCCCCGGGGCGTGCCCGGCGGGTACTCGGCGCCGCGCTGA
- a CDS encoding PAS domain S-box protein gives MFGVTPEASRATEQRLRVAVDSSPSGLLMTDARGGIVLVNREIERLFGYPREELLGKSVDTLVPERFRQGHGGFRGTFLADPKVRAMGAGRDLYGLRKDGTEVPVEIGLTPVVTDEGMFVLASIVDISPRKKAEDERHRLEEDLRQAQKLEAVGTLAGGIAHDFNNILFGIVGYAELIGRAGSPADARADLDELLKAATRGKELVERIMVFSRRQPAERRPLEIGATIAEAAKLLRATLPASIEVRVTVHPEAPWVLGDATSIHQILMNLGTNSAHAMPHGGLLDILVEPRYVRDSVVRRHPGLHEGPYVVLVVRDTGGGMDAGVRSRAFEPFFTTKPKGSGTGLGLSMVHTIVEAHEGVIDLASEPGRGTSVTCFFPVLPASAAEEQREAGVAPRGHGERVLLVDDEPTLARMNKRRLEALGYVVVAETDPERALETFRSRPAEHDVVITDYLMPRLAGLDLAREVHNLRPDVPIVLLTGFMEELPDETIKAAGIRRLVNKPATMLELGQAVHAVTKGAQAAHS, from the coding sequence GTGTTCGGCGTGACCCCCGAGGCATCGCGCGCCACCGAGCAGCGGTTGCGCGTCGCCGTGGACTCGTCGCCGAGCGGCCTCCTGATGACGGACGCCCGGGGCGGCATCGTGCTCGTCAACCGCGAGATCGAGCGCCTGTTCGGGTACCCGCGCGAGGAGCTGCTCGGCAAGTCGGTGGATACGCTGGTGCCCGAGCGGTTCCGGCAGGGTCACGGGGGCTTCCGCGGCACGTTCCTGGCCGACCCGAAGGTGCGGGCGATGGGCGCCGGCCGCGACCTGTACGGACTGCGGAAGGACGGCACCGAGGTGCCGGTGGAGATCGGCCTGACGCCGGTCGTGACGGACGAGGGGATGTTCGTCCTCGCGTCCATCGTGGACATCAGCCCACGCAAGAAGGCGGAGGACGAGCGGCACCGGCTGGAGGAGGATCTGCGGCAGGCGCAGAAGCTCGAGGCCGTGGGGACCCTCGCCGGGGGCATCGCGCACGACTTCAACAACATCCTGTTCGGGATCGTGGGCTACGCCGAGCTGATCGGGCGGGCCGGGAGCCCGGCCGACGCGAGGGCGGACCTGGACGAGCTGCTCAAGGCGGCCACGCGCGGCAAGGAGCTGGTCGAGCGGATCATGGTCTTCAGCCGGCGCCAGCCCGCGGAGCGACGCCCGCTGGAGATCGGCGCGACGATCGCCGAGGCCGCGAAGCTGCTGCGCGCGACGCTGCCGGCCTCGATCGAGGTGCGTGTGACCGTCCATCCCGAGGCGCCGTGGGTGCTGGGCGACGCGACCTCGATTCACCAGATCCTGATGAACCTCGGCACCAACTCGGCGCACGCGATGCCGCACGGTGGCCTGCTCGACATCCTCGTGGAGCCGCGCTACGTGCGCGACAGCGTCGTGCGCAGGCACCCGGGGCTGCACGAGGGGCCGTACGTGGTGCTGGTGGTGCGGGACACCGGAGGCGGGATGGATGCCGGCGTCCGCAGCCGCGCGTTCGAGCCCTTCTTCACCACCAAGCCGAAGGGCTCGGGCACGGGCCTCGGCCTCTCGATGGTGCACACCATCGTGGAGGCGCACGAGGGCGTGATCGACCTGGCGAGCGAGCCGGGCCGCGGCACGAGCGTGACGTGCTTCTTCCCGGTGCTCCCGGCGTCCGCCGCCGAGGAGCAGCGCGAGGCCGGCGTCGCGCCGCGGGGCCACGGCGAGCGGGTGCTCCTGGTGGACGACGAGCCGACGCTGGCGCGGATGAACAAGCGCCGGCTCGAGGCGCTGGGCTACGTGGTGGTCGCGGAGACCGACCCCGAGCGCGCGCTGGAGACCTTCCGGTCGCGGCCGGCGGAGCACGACGTGGTGATCACGGACTACCTGATGCCCCGGCTCGCGGGCCTCGACCTCGCCCGCGAAGTGCACAACCTGCGGCCGGACGTGCCGATCGTCCTCCTGACGGGTTTCATGGAGGAGCTGCCCGACGAGACGATCAAGGCCGCCGGGATCCGCCGGCTGGTGAACAAGCCGGCCACGATGCTCGAGCTTGGCCAAGCCGTCCACGCCGTGACGAAAGGCGCGCAGGCCGCGCACAGCTGA
- a CDS encoding GAF domain-containing protein yields the protein MATTASAAPDAASLLATRILELERERDRLITIIDILSEISGTLHFVDILQTIARRLGQTFGLDRSSIFLADRGARTVRLVASYEDPSIRNLVVDLARYPEIRRAMDSGETVFIADATADQTLQHVKGALTRRKVRSITVVPIKYREAAIGCIFLRTFKDGEPLSEGDIKFTQTVADLTAKALRNAHRYESLIKRTRGIEADAEASHRADIERVALVAYLQKLLEIFAQHDRTALEQLLPNTSTAELQRLVGVTMAVLAEEAKG from the coding sequence ATGGCCACAACCGCCAGCGCCGCGCCCGACGCCGCGTCCCTGCTCGCCACCCGCATTCTCGAGCTGGAGCGCGAGCGCGACCGGCTGATCACGATCATCGACATCCTCTCGGAGATCTCCGGGACGCTGCACTTCGTCGACATCCTCCAGACCATCGCCCGGCGGCTGGGCCAGACGTTCGGCCTCGACCGGTCGAGCATCTTCCTCGCCGACCGCGGCGCCCGCACCGTGCGGCTGGTGGCCTCGTACGAGGACCCCAGCATCCGCAACCTGGTGGTGGACCTGGCGCGCTACCCGGAGATCCGGCGGGCGATGGACTCGGGCGAGACGGTGTTCATCGCCGACGCGACGGCGGATCAGACCCTGCAGCACGTGAAGGGCGCGCTCACGCGCCGCAAGGTGCGGTCGATCACCGTGGTGCCGATCAAGTACCGGGAGGCGGCGATCGGCTGCATCTTCCTCCGGACCTTCAAGGACGGCGAGCCGCTGAGCGAGGGCGACATCAAGTTCACCCAGACCGTCGCCGACCTCACCGCCAAGGCGCTCCGCAACGCGCACCGCTACGAGAGCCTGATCAAGCGCACCCGCGGGATCGAGGCCGACGCGGAGGCCTCCCACCGCGCCGACATCGAGCGGGTCGCGCTGGTGGCCTACCTGCAGAAGCTGCTGGAGATCTTCGCGCAGCACGATCGGACGGCCCTCGAGCAGCTGCTGCCCAACACGTCCACCGCCGAGCTGCAGCGGCTGGTGGGCGTCACGATGGCGGTGCTGGCCGAAGAAGCCAAGGGCTAG